One genomic segment of Vibrio sp. SCSIO 43136 includes these proteins:
- the fghA gene encoding S-formylglutathione hydrolase has protein sequence MTLSKISQNKVAGGWQQQFTHRSTTVNCDMRFAIFLPPNATPETPVPVLYWLSGLTCTDENFMHKAGAFKQAAKLGIAIVAPDTSPRGEGVADDEGYDLGQGAGFYLNATQQPWQSHYQMYSYVVDELPALIETNFPVTGVKAISGHSMGGHGAITIGLKNPTKYRSISAFSPITQPSLVPWGQKAFTAYLGSDTEHWKAYDACELIKNSHSKLAILVDQGDEDQFLEQQLKPDALVAAARQSGADLELRMQQGYDHSYYFISTFIDEHLAFHAKYLFPES, from the coding sequence ATGACACTGAGCAAAATTAGTCAAAACAAAGTGGCAGGTGGCTGGCAGCAACAGTTTACCCACCGCTCAACGACGGTAAATTGCGACATGCGTTTTGCCATATTCCTTCCACCGAATGCAACGCCAGAGACACCAGTACCGGTATTGTATTGGTTATCTGGGCTCACTTGCACCGATGAGAACTTCATGCATAAGGCTGGGGCATTCAAACAAGCGGCAAAATTGGGCATTGCCATCGTCGCCCCTGATACAAGCCCAAGAGGCGAAGGCGTTGCCGACGATGAAGGTTACGACTTAGGACAAGGGGCCGGTTTTTACCTCAATGCCACCCAGCAACCTTGGCAAAGCCATTATCAGATGTATTCGTATGTTGTCGATGAACTGCCTGCACTGATTGAAACCAATTTCCCTGTCACTGGAGTCAAAGCGATTTCGGGCCATAGCATGGGAGGCCATGGTGCAATAACTATAGGGCTTAAAAACCCAACTAAATACCGTTCGATTTCAGCATTTAGCCCGATTACCCAGCCTAGCTTAGTTCCATGGGGGCAAAAGGCATTTACTGCATACCTAGGGTCAGATACTGAACATTGGAAGGCTTATGATGCCTGTGAGTTGATCAAAAACTCGCACAGCAAACTAGCCATCTTAGTTGACCAAGGCGACGAAGATCAGTTTTTGGAACAGCAGCTTAAGCCGGATGCGTTAGTTGCTGCGGCTCGTCAGTCGGGCGCTGATCTAGAGCTTCGAATGCAGCAAGGGTATGACCATAGCTACTATTTTATCTCGACTTTTATCGATGAACATTTGGCGTTTCATGCCAAGTACCTCTTCCCTGAATCTTGA
- a CDS encoding S-(hydroxymethyl)glutathione dehydrogenase/class III alcohol dehydrogenase, translated as MAIDIKPGQEFIKSKAAVAWAAGEPLKMEEVDVQLPKKGEVLVRIVATGVCHTDAFTLSGDDPEGIFPSILGHEGGGIVEMVGEGVTSVEVGDHVIPLYTAECGECKFCKSGKTNLCQAVRETQGKGLMPDGTTRFYKDGQPIYHYMGCSTFSEYTVLPDISLAKVNKQAPLEEVCLLGCGVTTGMGAVLNTAKVEQGDTVAIFGLGGIGLSAIIGARMAGASRIIGIDINESKFELAKQLGATDVINPQSFDKPIQEVIVEMTDGGVDYSFECIGNVNVMRQALECCHKGWGESVIIGVAGAGQEISTRPFQLVTGRVWRGSAFGGVKGRSELPEIVNRYMAGEFGLQEFITHTMGLEDVNQAFDLMHEGKSIRTVIHMDK; from the coding sequence ATGGCAATAGATATCAAACCTGGTCAGGAATTCATCAAGTCGAAAGCGGCGGTCGCTTGGGCAGCAGGCGAGCCACTTAAAATGGAAGAAGTAGACGTACAGCTACCAAAGAAAGGTGAGGTATTGGTCAGAATCGTGGCGACAGGCGTGTGTCATACGGACGCATTTACTTTATCCGGTGATGACCCTGAAGGGATCTTCCCATCAATTTTGGGCCACGAAGGTGGTGGTATTGTCGAAATGGTAGGTGAGGGCGTAACCAGCGTTGAAGTGGGTGATCATGTGATCCCTCTGTACACCGCAGAATGTGGTGAGTGTAAGTTCTGTAAATCAGGCAAAACCAACTTGTGCCAAGCGGTTCGAGAAACTCAAGGTAAAGGGTTAATGCCCGATGGCACCACTCGTTTTTACAAAGACGGTCAACCTATCTATCACTACATGGGGTGTTCAACATTTTCTGAATACACAGTGCTGCCAGATATCTCGCTCGCAAAAGTAAACAAACAAGCGCCTCTTGAGGAAGTCTGTTTGCTTGGCTGCGGCGTCACCACAGGGATGGGGGCGGTGCTCAATACGGCAAAAGTAGAGCAAGGCGACACTGTCGCAATCTTTGGCTTAGGTGGCATTGGCTTGTCAGCCATTATCGGTGCTCGTATGGCGGGGGCGAGCCGAATTATTGGTATCGATATTAATGAAAGTAAATTTGAGCTTGCGAAGCAGCTCGGTGCGACGGATGTCATTAACCCTCAATCTTTCGACAAACCGATCCAAGAAGTGATTGTCGAAATGACCGATGGTGGAGTTGATTACTCCTTCGAATGTATCGGCAACGTCAACGTGATGCGCCAAGCGCTTGAGTGCTGTCATAAAGGCTGGGGTGAGTCTGTGATCATCGGTGTCGCTGGTGCAGGTCAGGAGATATCAACGCGCCCTTTCCAACTAGTGACGGGACGTGTTTGGCGAGGCAGTGCATTTGGTGGCGTGAAAGGTCGCTCTGAGCTGCCAGAAATCGTCAATCGTTACATGGCGGGTGAGTTTGGTCTGCAAGAGTTCATCACCCACACTATGGGTCTGGAAGATGTGAACCAAGCGTTTGATCTAATGCATGAAGGTAAGAGCATTCGCACCGTTATTCACATGGATAAATAA
- a CDS encoding LysR family transcriptional regulator has protein sequence MANWEGVTEFVAVADTHSFTQAAKRLNTSVAQVSRRVAILEERLAVKLLHRTTRKVSLTEAGGLYYQHCRSLVEGLENAELAVTQMQTEPKGLVKVTAPVAYGESHIVPLLNEFLATYPQVDLDLHLSNQKMDLIEAGFDVAIRLGRLEDSSLIAKRLASRQLYVCATSDYLAQYGLPQNPSELEQHNCLVGSSRYWHFRGDKPIRVSGRVHCNSGFALVDAAKRHLGMIQLPEYYVREALDSGALIEVLSEFRPEKEGIWALYPQNRHLSPKVRLLIDYLAEKLGH, from the coding sequence ATGGCTAATTGGGAAGGGGTAACAGAGTTTGTCGCTGTTGCCGATACACACTCTTTTACTCAGGCGGCAAAGCGCCTAAATACCTCGGTTGCACAAGTGAGCCGCCGGGTTGCCATTTTAGAAGAACGACTTGCGGTAAAGCTGCTGCACCGTACTACTCGCAAAGTTTCTCTCACAGAAGCTGGTGGGCTCTATTATCAGCATTGTCGTAGTCTGGTTGAGGGGTTAGAAAATGCAGAGCTGGCGGTCACTCAAATGCAAACTGAACCTAAGGGCTTAGTTAAAGTCACCGCTCCTGTTGCGTATGGTGAGTCCCATATCGTGCCCCTATTGAACGAGTTTCTTGCCACCTACCCACAGGTAGATCTCGACCTTCACTTATCCAATCAAAAAATGGATCTGATCGAGGCTGGCTTCGATGTAGCAATACGACTGGGAAGGCTAGAAGATTCGTCTTTAATTGCCAAAAGACTTGCGTCAAGACAGCTATACGTATGCGCTACGTCAGATTACTTAGCGCAATATGGATTGCCCCAAAACCCTTCAGAGCTTGAACAACATAACTGCCTGGTCGGCTCATCCAGATATTGGCACTTTAGGGGCGACAAACCGATTCGTGTTTCTGGCAGGGTTCACTGTAACTCAGGTTTTGCGCTAGTCGATGCGGCAAAGCGCCATCTTGGAATGATTCAGCTGCCTGAATACTATGTCAGGGAAGCTTTAGATAGCGGTGCATTGATTGAAGTATTAAGCGAGTTTAGGCCCGAAAAAGAAGGAATTTGGGCTCTCTATCCACAAAATCGTCACTTATCACCCAAGGTACGGCTATTGATCGACTATCTGGCAGAAAAGCTTGGTCACTAA
- a CDS encoding UPF0149 family protein — protein MTLQELLNHPDLEGKLLTEGQIRGFVTAMAAAPNLLMPQEWLAFLWGGDEQAPFTDGAQLEQFAEYVIEIWNQARPALLEGSWQWPQGCALDEEEVVNTFAREFSEGLLQGWTLARDDWETLMPEDSEDNALLGGVLLSISMLYDPETAMATLAEQGIEGLEQFEEIFNAIPMMLCGLTQRGAMLVDDE, from the coding sequence TTGACATTACAAGAACTGCTCAACCACCCTGACCTAGAAGGCAAACTGCTCACTGAAGGCCAGATCCGTGGTTTTGTTACCGCAATGGCAGCAGCACCTAACCTACTTATGCCACAAGAGTGGTTAGCCTTTCTTTGGGGTGGTGATGAGCAAGCACCGTTCACCGATGGTGCTCAGCTAGAACAGTTCGCAGAGTATGTGATTGAGATTTGGAACCAAGCACGTCCAGCGCTATTGGAAGGCTCTTGGCAATGGCCACAAGGCTGTGCTTTAGATGAAGAAGAAGTGGTGAACACGTTCGCACGTGAGTTTAGTGAAGGTCTACTGCAAGGCTGGACACTCGCTCGTGACGACTGGGAAACCCTAATGCCAGAAGACAGCGAAGATAACGCCCTACTTGGTGGTGTGCTACTTTCTATTAGCATGCTTTACGATCCAGAAACGGCAATGGCAACACTGGCTGAGCAAGGCATTGAAGGATTGGAGCAATTTGAAGAGATTTTCAATGCGATTCCTATGATGCTGTGTGGCCTAACCCAGCGTGGCGCTATGTTGGTTGACGACGAGTAA